The nucleotide window GAGTGCCGTCTCCGTGGTGCCGGTTCGCCCCGCACTCCTCCCGGCACTCCGGCGGCAGAGCGACAGAAAAAAAGATCGGAGGACTAATTATTATGAAGAAGATACTGATTTCCTGCGCGACCACACTCGCACTGCTCCCTTCCCTGGTTGTGGCGGCTGCGTCCCCCCCCCTTCCGAAGGGTTACGTGCAATGGCAGAAAAGCGAGCGTAAGGTGGTAACCGAGAAAAGCTCGCTCTTCTATGGCATTCACTACATCTATGCCGATAAAAAGGCCATGCAGGGCTATCGGGCAGGTAACCGCTTCCCGGAAGGAAGCACGATCGTCGTGGACTTTTACAACATCAAGGATGGTTCTCCGGAGGATGGCGCCAAAAACATGGTCGTCCTGATGCGCAAGGATAAGCGCGTGAAAGAAACCGGAGGGTGGCTGTTCGCGGGATACGGTGCAGACGGAAAACCGAGCGGAATGAATCCGGTCACCACCTGCTTCGGTTGCCATAAGAAGGATGCCGCCGAGAAGGACTACGTCATTTCCACCATCAAAGATTTCAAAGTCAAATAGTGAAGGCCGGAGCAGGCATGACGGACGGTATCAGGTCACTGAACGGCGAACCGGCCAGGATCCTTGTCGTGGATGATGAAGAGGGGATTCTCTGCATACTTGCCCATCACCTCGGTAAATATGGCGCCCCGGTCCGCACGGCCTCCTGTCCGGCCGAAGCCTATGACGTCATAAGCGAAAGCGAATTCGACGTCATTCTGACCGATGTGACCATGCCGGGTGAAGACGGCATCACCTTTCTGGGAAAGGTGCACGAACGCTTGCCTGATGTGCCGGTCATCATCATGACCGGATACGCCAAACTTCAGTATGCTGTCGATGCCATCAAGAACGGCGCTTTTGATTTTATTCATAAACCGTTCGATTTTGCCCATCTCGACTCAGTGATTGCCAAGGCCATCAAATTCAGCTATTTGCGGCGCCTCGAGA belongs to Geobacter sp. SVR and includes:
- a CDS encoding cytochrome P460 family protein, whose product is MKKILISCATTLALLPSLVVAAASPPLPKGYVQWQKSERKVVTEKSSLFYGIHYIYADKKAMQGYRAGNRFPEGSTIVVDFYNIKDGSPEDGAKNMVVLMRKDKRVKETGGWLFAGYGADGKPSGMNPVTTCFGCHKKDAAEKDYVISTIKDFKVK